A window from Dama dama isolate Ldn47 chromosome 11, ASM3311817v1, whole genome shotgun sequence encodes these proteins:
- the LOC133065264 gene encoding olfactory receptor 1L3-like: MGMSNLTRLPEFILLGLSSHPEDQKPLFALFLIIYLVTLMGNLLIILVIHSDSQLQNPMYFFLSILSFADICHTTVIVPKMLVNFLSETKAISYAECLVQMYFFLVFGNMDSYLLAAMAIDRYVAICNPFYYVTVMNHGCCMLLLAFSTAFSYLHSLLHVLLVNRLTFCASNVIHHFFCDVNPVLKLACSSTSVNEVVAMTEGLVSVMAPFVCIIISYLKILIAILKIPSAAGKRKAFSTCSSHLTVVTLFYGSICCVYFQPLSSYTVKDRIVTVNYTILTPMLNPFIYSLRNKDMKQGLEKLISRTKFQMNRLSSTNSNRIRGA, encoded by the coding sequence ATGGGAATGTCCAACCTAACAAGACTCCCTGAATTCATCCTCTTGGGACTCTCTTCTCACCCTGAGGACCAGAAACCACTCTTTGCCCTCTTTCTCATCATATACCTGGTCACTTTGATGGGAAATCTGCTCATCATCTTGGTTATCCACTCTGATTCTCAGCTCCAAAACCCGATGTATTTCTTCCTGAGCATCTTGTCCTTTGCTGATATTTGCCACACAACAGTTATAGTCCCCAAGATGTTAGTGAACTTTTTATCAGAGACAAAGGCCATTTCCTATGCTGAATGTCTGGTGCAGATGTATTTCTTCCTAGTCTTTGGAAACATGGACAGTTACCTCCTGGCAGCCATGGCCATTGACCGCTATGTAGCTATCTGCAATCCCTTCTACTATGTCACTGTTATGAACCATGGATGCTGTATGTTGCTACTGGCCTTCTCCACAGCTTTCTCCTACCTTCACTCCCTCCTGCATGTCCTTCTGGTGAATCGGCTCACTTTTTGTGCATCAAATGTTATCCATCACTTTTTTTGTGATGTCAACCCTGTTCTAAAGTTGGCCTGCTCTTCTACCTCTGTCAATGAAGTTGTCGCCATGACAGAAGGACTGGTTTCTGTGATGGCCCCATTTGTCTGCATCATCATCTCTTACCTGAAAATCCTCATTGCTATCCTCAAAATTCCCTCAGCTGCTGGAAAACgcaaagccttctccacctgcagCTCCCATCTCACCGTGGTGACTCTCTTTTATGGGAGCATCTGCTGTGTCTATTTCCAGCCATTGTCCAGCTACACTGTCAAAGATCGAATAGTAACAGTCAACTACACTATACTGACACCAATGTTGAACCCATTTATCTACAGTTTAAGAAACAAGGACATGAAACAGGGCTTAGAAAAATTGATAAGCAGGACTAAGTTTCAAATGAATAGGCTTTCTAGTACAAATTCCAACAGAATCCGTGGCGCCTGA
- the LOC133065424 gene encoding olfactory receptor 1L1: MGRTNITQPTEFILLGLSSRPEDQKPLFAMFLPIYLITVIGNLLIILTICSNTHLQTPMYFFLSVLSFVDICYVTVIIPKMLANFLSETKIISYGECLTQMYFFIAFGNTDSYLLAAMAIDRYVAICNPLHYITIMNHRRCVLLLVLSFCIPHLHSLLHILLTNQLIFCASNVIHHFFCDDQPVLKLSCSSHFVKEITVMTEGLAIIMTPFSCIIISYLRIFITVLKIPSAAGKCKAFSTCGSHLTVVTLFYGSISYVYFKPLSNYTVKGRIATIVYTILTPMLNTFIYSLRNKDMKQGLMKLMHRVKGQ; encoded by the coding sequence ATGGGAAGAACTAACATAACACAGCCTACCGAATTCATCCTCCTGGGACTCTCCTCTCGACCTGAAGATCAGAAGCCACTCTTTGCCATGTTTCTCCCCATCTACCTCATCACAGTGATAGGAAACCTGCTCATCATCCTGACCATCTGCTCAAACACTCACCTCCAGacacccatgtactttttcctgaGTGTCCTCTCATTTGTTGACATTTGCTATGTGACTGTCATCATCCCCAAGATGCTAGCAAACTTCTTATCAGAGACAAAGATCATCTCTTATGGTGAGTGTTTGACTCAGATGTACTTCTTTATTGCTTTTGGAAATACAGACAGTTACCTGCTGGCAGCCATGGCCattgaccgctatgtggccatctgcaaccCCCTCCACTACATCACCATCATGAACCACAGACGCTGTGTCTTGCTCCTGGTCCTCTCCTTCTGCATTCCACACCTCCACTCTCTCTTGCATATTCTCCTGACCAACCAACTCATCTTCTGTGCCTCCAATGTCATTCACCACTTTTTCTGTGATGACCAACCAGTGCTAAAATTGTCCTGTTCCTCCCATTTTGTCAAGGAAATCACAGTCATGACAGAAGGATTAGCCATCATAATGACCCCCTTTTCATGCATCATCATCTCTTATTTGAGAATCTTCATTACTGTTCTGAAGATCCCTTCAGCTGCTGGGAAATGCAAAGCATTTTCCACCTGTGGCTCTCACCTCACAGTGGTGACCCTGTTTTATGGAAGCATCAGCTATGTCTATTTCAAGCCCCTGTCCAACTATACAGTCAAAGGTAGAATAGCAACAATTGTCTACACCATACTGACTCCAATGCTAAACACATTTATCTATAGCCTACGAAACAAAGACATGAAGCAGGGCTTGATGAAACTCATGCACAGAGTGAAAGGTCAATAA